The Micropterus dolomieu isolate WLL.071019.BEF.003 ecotype Adirondacks linkage group LG20, ASM2129224v1, whole genome shotgun sequence genome has a segment encoding these proteins:
- the LOC123959250 gene encoding uncharacterized protein DKFZp434B061-like has product MVHHQETVGAWYTINKQWDPGTASGNSGTLVHHLLSTEVCSEVAFIPAALPLVYSPAALSLVPSPAALSPVSSPAALPLVYSPAALSLVPSPAALSPVSSPAALPLVYSPAALSLVPSPAALSPVSSPAALPLVYSPAALSLVPSPAALSPVSSPAALPLVYSPAALSLVPSPAALSPVSSPAALPLVYSPAALSLVPSPAALSPVSSPAALPLVYSPAALSLVPSPAALSPVSSPAALPLVYSPAALPAALPLVYSPAALSLVPSPAALSPVSSPAALPLVYSPAALSLVPSPAALSPVSSPASLSLVYSPAALSLVPSPAALSLVPSPAALSPVSSPAALSPVHSPAALSLVSSPAALSLVHNPTALSLVPSPAALSSVSSPAALSPVHSPAALSPVSSPAALSLVHSPAALSLVPSPGALSPVPSPAALSLASSPAALSPARSPTALSQVSKQPPIFLRPDMSF; this is encoded by the exons ATGGTACACCATCAGGAAACAGTGGGAGCCTGGTACACCATCAAtaaacagtgggaccctggcACAGCATCAGgaaacagtgggaccctggtcCATCATCTACTGTCCACAGAAGTATGTTCAGAAGTGGCCTTTAT CCCAGCTGCTCTTCCGCTCGTCTACAGTCCTGCTGCTCTGTCGCTGGTCCCTAGTCCTGCTGCTCTGTCGCCGGTCTCCAGCCCAGCTGCTCTTCCGCTCGTCTACAGTCCTGCTGCTCTGTCGCTGGTCCCTAGTCCTGCTGCTCTGTCGCCGGTCTCCAGCCCAGCTGCTCTTCCGCTCGTCTACAGTCCTGCTGCTCTGTCGCTGGTCCCTAGTCCTGCTGCTCTGTCGCCGGTCTCCAGCCCAGCTGCTCTTCCGCTCGTCTACAGTCCTGCTGCTCTGTCGCTGGTCCCTAGTCCTGCTGCTCTGTCGCCGGTCTCCAGCCCAGCTGCTCTTCCGCTCGTCTACAGTCCTGCTGCTCTGTCGCTGGTCCCTAGTCCTGCTGCTCTGTCGCCGGTCTCCAGCCCAGCTGCTCTTCCGCTCGTCTACAGTCCTGCTGCTCTGTCGCTGGTCCCTAGTCCTGCTGCTCTGTCGCCGGTCTCCAGCCCAGCTGCTCTTCCGCTCGTCTACAGTCCTGCTGCTCTGTCGCTGGTCCCTAGTCCTGCTGCTCTGTCGCCGGTCTCCAGCCCAGCTGCTCTTCCGCTCGTCTACAGTCCTGCTGCTCT CCCAGCTGCTCTTCCGCTCGTCTACAGTCCTGCTGCTCTGTCGCTGGTCCCTAGTCCTGCTGCTCTGTCGCCGGTCTCCAGCCCAGCTGCTCTTCCGCTCGTCTACAGTCCTGCTGCTCTGTCGCTGGTCCCTAGTCCTGCTGCTCTGTCGCCGGTCTCCAGCCCAGCTTCTCTTTCGCTCGTCTATAGTCCTGCTGCTCTGTCGCTGGTCCCCAGTCCTGCTGCTCTGTCGCTGGTCCCTAGTCCTGCTGCTCTTTCGCCAGTCTCCAGCCCAGCTGCTCTGTCGCCGGTCCATAGTCCTGCTGCTCTGTCACTGGTCTCCAGCCCAGCTGCTCTGTCGCTGGTCCATAATCCTACAGCTCTTTCGCTGGTCCCTAGTCCTGCTGCTCTTTCATCAGTCTCCAGCCCAGCTGCTCTGTCGCCGGTCCATAGTCCTGCTGCTCTGTCACCGGTCTCCAGCCCAGCTGCTCTTTCGCTTGTCCATAGTCCTGCTGCTCTGTCGTTGGTCCCCAGTCCTGGTGCTCTGTCGCCGGTCCCTAGTCCTGCTGCTCTGTCACTGGcctccagcccagctgctcTGTCACCGGCCCGTAGTCCTACTGCTCTGTCGCAGGTCTCCAAGCAACCCCCGATTTTTTTGAGACCAGATatgtcattttaa